One genomic region from Candidatus Binatia bacterium encodes:
- a CDS encoding citrate/2-methylcitrate synthase, which translates to YFISHKLYPNVDFYSGIIYQAMGFPMDMFPVLFAIGRTPGWIAQWEEMLLDKEQRIARPRQIFVGAPRRDYVPLAHRPEQRANGPDGTPTYAAQVAMS; encoded by the coding sequence TACTTCATCTCGCACAAGCTCTATCCCAACGTCGATTTCTACTCCGGCATCATCTATCAGGCGATGGGGTTCCCGATGGACATGTTCCCGGTCCTGTTTGCCATCGGACGCACGCCAGGCTGGATTGCTCAGTGGGAGGAGATGTTGCTCGACAAAGAGCAGCGCATCGCGCGGCCGCGTCAGATCTTCGTTGGGGCGCCACGACGGGATTATGTCCCGCTGGCACACCGGCCCGAGCAACGAGCGAACGGCCCGGATGGAACGCCAACGTATGCGGCGCAGGTCGCGATGTCGTAG
- a CDS encoding RNA-binding protein has protein sequence MPYHAKESAISTKVFVGNLNFRTTEQQLSEALSAAGQVKNVHIGTDRETGRSRGFAFVEFSNETEAAEAIKQFDGQEIDGRKLRVNTAEDRPRRTDGPRFSPPSGGRPEFRGNFPSAPPDTWSDFGGQGLGGGKPFKNKGSRRGLRARKRSLSF, from the coding sequence ATTCCCTACCACGCAAAGGAGTCAGCCATTTCGACTAAGGTATTTGTCGGCAACCTCAATTTCCGCACCACGGAGCAGCAACTCTCTGAAGCCCTGTCAGCCGCGGGGCAGGTGAAAAACGTTCACATCGGCACCGACAGGGAAACCGGGCGCTCGCGCGGTTTCGCGTTCGTCGAGTTTTCGAACGAGACGGAAGCTGCGGAGGCGATCAAGCAGTTCGACGGCCAGGAGATCGATGGCCGTAAGCTGCGGGTCAACACGGCAGAAGATCGGCCGCGGCGCACCGACGGTCCGCGCTTCTCGCCACCCAGCGGTGGCCGTCCGGAGTTTCGAGGCAACTTCCCGTCAGCGCCCCCTGATACCTGGTCCGATTTCGGCGGCCAAGGCCTGGGTGGCGGCAAGCCCTTCAAGAACAAGGGCAGTCGCCGCGGTCTGCGGGCTCGCAAGCGCAGCCTGAGCTTCTGA
- a CDS encoding carboxylesterase/lipase family protein has product MKPLAVGLLTALFLGCSPTPPPTVLPSATPTGTPAPSPTASPSIDPLLVTTDKGQVRGVKRSGARQFLGIPYAAPPVGGLRWRPPVPPAAWSGIRAATLAGSVCPQTIPIVDMHAGGENCLFINVETPDPPPQTPAPVMVWIHGGGFTSGDGLQYNGTNGSVIAKLTGVVVVSFNYRLGPLGFLAHPLLTAEDPTHPSSGNYGIEDQIAALKWVRDNIAAFGGDPGNVTIFGESAGGMSVCLHLASQLSAGLFHRAIIESGPCTPPFSSLAAAEAQGDLFASKLGCDGSGDVLACLRSKSQQDVMNALPPDPSFVFTPGTWGSWAPTLDQYVLDRQVGDRLADGTFNHTPVLVGANKDEGTLFVAMAQGFSSTPLTADQYPERLKSLLGSDALVTQVMTQYPLAAYPDPGAALAAAFGDAFLACPTIRAGQLASPYVPAYIYQFEYPDAQFAVHPPFDLGAFHSAEVQFVFQQPPAPGLSLTNEQIQLSNQIMGYWTRFAATGDPNGAAAPAWPRFSASQEYLGLDRTIATSQGPKAAACAFWNGLDYLRPPLTVGGGP; this is encoded by the coding sequence ATGAAACCGCTCGCCGTTGGTCTGCTCACTGCGCTTTTCCTTGGATGCTCACCTACGCCGCCGCCAACCGTATTGCCCAGCGCCACCCCGACCGGCACACCGGCGCCGTCGCCCACAGCTTCCCCCTCGATCGATCCGCTGCTGGTGACGACGGATAAAGGCCAAGTGCGCGGGGTGAAGAGAAGTGGAGCGCGCCAGTTTCTAGGCATCCCCTACGCCGCTCCGCCTGTGGGAGGCCTGCGTTGGCGACCCCCCGTGCCGCCTGCGGCGTGGAGCGGCATCCGTGCCGCGACGCTAGCGGGTAGCGTCTGCCCGCAGACCATTCCGATCGTCGACATGCACGCCGGAGGCGAAAACTGCCTGTTCATCAACGTCGAGACGCCCGATCCCCCACCACAGACGCCGGCACCCGTCATGGTGTGGATACACGGCGGAGGCTTCACCTCGGGGGACGGCCTGCAATACAATGGCACTAACGGCAGCGTCATCGCCAAGCTGACCGGTGTGGTCGTCGTCAGCTTCAACTACCGTCTCGGTCCCCTCGGGTTTCTGGCGCACCCGCTGCTCACTGCCGAGGATCCGACGCATCCATCGTCAGGGAACTACGGCATCGAAGACCAGATTGCCGCGCTGAAATGGGTGCGGGACAACATCGCCGCCTTTGGTGGCGATCCCGGGAACGTCACCATCTTCGGTGAGTCGGCTGGTGGCATGAGCGTGTGTTTACACCTCGCCTCCCAATTGAGCGCGGGCCTCTTCCATCGCGCCATTATCGAGAGCGGCCCCTGCACGCCGCCATTTTCCAGCTTGGCCGCCGCGGAGGCGCAGGGTGATCTCTTTGCATCGAAGCTAGGATGCGACGGCAGCGGTGACGTGCTCGCGTGCCTGCGCTCGAAGTCGCAGCAGGATGTGATGAACGCCCTCCCACCTGACCCGAGTTTTGTGTTCACCCCGGGGACATGGGGCTCGTGGGCACCGACCCTTGACCAGTATGTCCTCGACCGCCAGGTCGGAGACCGCCTTGCGGACGGAACATTCAACCACACGCCCGTCCTGGTGGGTGCCAACAAAGACGAAGGGACGCTGTTCGTCGCGATGGCCCAAGGCTTCTCCAGCACACCGCTCACCGCCGACCAATACCCGGAGCGGCTGAAGTCCCTGCTGGGCAGCGACGCCCTGGTCACGCAGGTGATGACACAGTATCCCCTCGCCGCTTATCCGGACCCGGGCGCGGCGCTGGCGGCGGCGTTCGGCGACGCGTTCCTCGCCTGCCCCACGATCCGAGCGGGGCAACTGGCGTCGCCGTACGTGCCGGCATACATCTACCAGTTCGAGTATCCCGACGCGCAATTTGCGGTACACCCGCCTTTCGATCTGGGCGCCTTCCACTCAGCCGAGGTCCAGTTCGTGTTCCAGCAGCCGCCGGCACCTGGTTTGTCGCTGACGAATGAGCAGATCCAGCTCTCCAACCAGATCATGGGGTACTGGACCCGCTTTGCCGCCACCGGCGACCCCAACGGCGCCGCAGCTCCGGCGTGGCCTCGGTTCAGCGCGTCACAGGAGTATCTCGGGCTCGACCGAACGATCGCCACCAGTCAGGGACCGAAGGCCGCCGCCTGCGCCTTCTGGAATGGGCTCGACTACCTCAGGCCACCGCTGACAGTTGGAGGCGGTCCGTGA
- the fetB gene encoding iron export ABC transporter permease subunit FetB, with translation MSTQLIDPSWFQLASAAGLVLAAIGLSAARGLGLERDLTVAAIRTFVQLLSIGYVLGFVFSTDSPVLIVVILLCMLGIAAWTVAARQRRPTNSLRFLVLASLSTGCGLTMVLATEVILRIKPWYNPYYLIPLMGMVIGNSLNSATLAVERLDSDLRGGRDQVEALLALGATSRQAAAAPLRSAMKAAMIPIINSMMVVGVVSLPGMMTGQILGGNSPLVAIKYQVLIMYMIAFSTAITAFVLTTLRARSYFTPAHQLREDAVAN, from the coding sequence GTGAGCACGCAGCTCATCGATCCGTCGTGGTTCCAGCTGGCATCCGCCGCCGGGCTGGTGTTGGCGGCGATCGGGCTGTCGGCGGCCCGCGGCCTCGGGCTGGAGCGAGACCTGACGGTTGCGGCCATACGCACTTTCGTACAGCTCCTCAGCATCGGGTACGTCCTCGGATTCGTATTTTCCACCGACAGTCCCGTGCTCATCGTCGTCATCCTGCTGTGCATGCTCGGCATCGCCGCGTGGACGGTTGCGGCGCGGCAGCGGCGGCCGACGAACAGCCTGCGCTTCTTGGTGCTGGCGTCGTTGAGCACCGGCTGCGGACTGACGATGGTTCTGGCCACCGAAGTCATCCTCCGCATCAAGCCCTGGTACAACCCGTACTACTTGATCCCACTGATGGGCATGGTGATCGGCAACAGTCTGAACAGCGCGACGCTGGCGGTCGAGCGTCTGGACAGCGATCTGCGCGGCGGGCGTGATCAGGTGGAGGCGTTGCTGGCGCTGGGGGCGACGAGCCGTCAAGCCGCGGCGGCACCGCTGCGCAGCGCGATGAAGGCGGCGATGATTCCTATCATCAACTCGATGATGGTGGTCGGCGTGGTGTCGCTGCCGGGCATGATGACCGGCCAGATTCTCGGGGGCAACTCACCGCTGGTCGCCATCAAGTATCAGGTGTTGATCATGTACATGATCGCGTTCTCGACCGCGATCACGGCCTTCGTGCTCACCACGTTGCGAGCCCGTTCCTACTTCACACCGGCGCATCAACTGCGCGAGGACGCGGTGGCGAATTGA